AAAGTATCATTCAGCTGGTGAGAGAAACTGCATACCTCAGTGAGGAGCATTTGGTGACAGTCATGGGTTCCAACATCTGTATTTTATCAGGTGTCATCCCAAAAGAACTAGTtctgggtttttggtttgttggtttggcTTTTGTGAGCCCTTACATAGGTCACTGAACGGGTGATGAAAATATTCAAGTAAAGAGAATGTCTTTGAACTTGACCTTTACATTTTCCATTGAGGAAATACTGAAGCATGTTGCAAGAATTCTCAGATAAGACCTTGACTGGCCTTCATCCCAGTCTTAATAATCTCTTAAAAGCCAGTGCTGCTGAAGCATATGAATCTAACCTATGATGGCACACCAGAGACACCTATTGCAGGACAGAATTTCTGATATATCAAATAGCATATTTCATATATATCAGTCACAGTACTCAAACTGATTTAGTGGTTTCTCATTATTAGAGGAGGAAAATGACAAAGTGCTAGTATAATTATCTGAACATTAAAACCATAGCTAAGGAATCTTCTGTGCAATAAATAAACATCTCCTAATTTCAGTTTACTATAGCACCATGAAAAAGTACTTTCTCTCCTACCCCAGGCAACTTTTACACTCAGGACCTGAACTAAAAAACTACTTTCTCTTTTTACAGTATATTCACTCATCAGGCATAATTCACAGGGTAAGTGGAAAAACATCAAAGATACTTGTATTTTGATAATGTGAGTGATGTTTGTGTGTAAGCATGCTTACAAATATGCTTGAAATTCTGTTTATAGGTTTTCTCAGTTTGTTGTtgcctttgatttcttcttCAGTGGGAACAAAAAGTGGCATGGCTATGTCAGTGTAAGCTAGGCACTGAAGTTGCACTGAATGCAGCTTAGATTTGGGGTTCCTAAATTACTTTCTGAAGTTGAGTTTTGAGTCTCCACAAGAGCAAATAGTGTCTAAATTGAGATGGATAAGTAGTTGTTTCTgggttggttgttttggggtttgttttgttttttgtggggtgttttttgtttgcgtttgtttttttaaatgaagattaCACTTTTTTAAACAATGTTTAGGTTGTCTTTATATTAGTGTTCAGAGATTTGGGGCAATCTTAGAAACTGAAAAGAATTGTCCAAAATTATAAGAGACTTAAgaccctcttttttttttttttttctgagagaaattaagcatttgtttgtttttgattCCCTTCTCTGTGTAAAGTCCTCTTAAAATCACTTCTACACTGTAAAGGAGTTCTGATTGATGCCTCCATGTTACCAAGCAGCATATCTTCCCCAAAAACTGCATTAGAACATTCGTAGGAATTTTCCATTCTTAATAAAGTATCAGGAACACCATAAGAAATGCACATGGTAGAGTAGCTTTAAGTTGGACATGGAAACTCCACAACCTGACAAAATAATGTAAGatatttatatgtttatttttgcaactgCTGGGACCATGGTCTAAACTTAACATTGCTTAGTTTTCTTCTAAGGTCTCTCTTGATGACCCCTTGAGTTTCTTGGTTTCATCATGGTTTTTTGCACcaaattgtttttcttaagGCCTCTCTGATCTAATATAAAACATGTGGATTGTTGTTAAAtagttcagaaagaaaatacttctaaagATCTTGTGCTAGTGTATCAAACAAAGGTTtgaaaaagctgaaggaaaatgtatttccatTTATGTATGTCTGAGTCACTGATGTTGGAATATCATTTTAGTCCTTGCCAGTACTCCTCCCTTTGCTAAACTTTACAACTGTGGAAGATCATTAGAAGTCTCTAAAGTGGCTTAAGAGACTTAATGGAATACTTTTTCATGTTGCAGTTGTATTGACTTTCTTAGGAAATTGATTTTTCCACAGAACGGAGCATAGGATTTTATGCAAAATCTTGTTTGATTCCTTCAGTACTCCTTCTAAGTCTTACCAGGGTAAGGAACCTTGATAATGCATATTTTGGTATGCAGCATATACAGTCCAGAACTATATATGTGAATCATTAACCTTGTGGTGTTAGCATTAAATGTAACAAATTCATGTCCAAACCCCTCTTGTTGAAAAAATAGTGAATTCCTTCactgggaaatattttcctgacttctagcagaaagaaaaaaaaatattttttcttgggGGGGAAGATTATactgaaaaaaagccaaacatatGCAAGTTTGCATCCTTTTTTGTGTTGTTATTTTACCTGTTGCTGTTCAAAACAGTTACATAAAAACtataaaaccagaaagaaagaaggaaagacaacagaaaaaagtACTTTATTGTCTtgctgtaaaaaaaccccaaaaaacaaaaaccattcCTTTAAAATCTGGTTGCAGGATCTAAAGCCTGGAAACTTGGCCGTAAATGAAGACTGTGAATTGAAGGTAAGGTATGTTTATTTGAAAAAACACCCAGATGTGTTAGAAGGCAGAAGACAAcaggtgcaggagctgtggacATACTGGCTGGTTTCAGTGTTGGGCCAGCCTTTTTGCTCTTGAATCACAATTGGCCTGTACATCCTCACAAAACAACAGGGAATGTGAATGGTTGCTTCTACGTCCTGATGTGTAAGGACACATCAGATCTTACAGCCAAGGTTTCATCCCTAAAAGAAACATAAGAGTTTGTGGCAATGATTTGGTTATGTAAGAATTTCAGCTTTGAATAAATAGAAAAAGTCTAATTCTACAAACTAGGAGATACAGAAGATCAAAGGTTGTGAAGGACACCCTTAATTGAATAAAATAGCACTACAAAAGTGTTTTTTAGCATGCAACATGCAAACTATATACTTGCGTGTTGCCATTGTAATGTCAATATTGGTCTTTGGGGACTGGCCTGAATGTTCTGGGGTCCTGTGATTTTAGAGTTTTCCTACCTAACACGAAAAGCCATTGACTTTTCCTGGCTTGTACTTGGAAAAATGGTGAATGGATCCCAGGGtgatgggaaaagagaaaagagtcTAGAAAAAAAGGTTGTATATGGTTGTCTTCCCCCACACCCTCAGCTGTACAATTATATTTTTGGATGCAGGCTGGGTGTCTCCTGATCTGTATCTtatttaacacatttttttctgcacactCTCAAAGTCAGTTTATGGAGGCACAGGATCACATTGCTAGGGATAGTGCAACCATTTTCCCCCATGTCTGTACACTGAGCAGCTTCCCTTGCATCAACTCCAGTGATGATGAGACTGTAAGCAAGTTGGAACAATTCCTTCCATGGGTAATTAATTAGCTATCAGTTTTTTCACAATGAGCTTTCTGgtgctcatttttttccctcatctgATGCTCTCAACTCCTACTAAGGTATCAGAAAAGTGACAGTGAAGAGTGTATGAGGGGAAATCACTTCCTTTCTGTAGTCTCAAAGTTACAAGTTATTTTGGTTAGTTATTGAAGCAGTTTAGGAAAATTAAGTCTGCCGAGTCAAAGGAGGCCTATCCTTGAAGAGCTGAGGGAAATGGGGTCATTCTTTCATAATTCACAAATTGTAAAATGGATTTTCAAATGTGCtctgaaaattgcttttaaaaataaaagttttatatGAAGATAGTTGTTGAAATGGTACCATATTAAGTACAAACAGGATACATTTGTTCCTGATCTtaatgaaatgcaaatgaaaataaataatgaagttAATGCATAATACACAAAAAAGTCTTGCTGTTATTTTCTACTAATCTACAAAACCAAATTATATTTTAGTTGTTTCCAGCTCTACATGCCACAAGCCTTGGTAgataaaatgtttaaaggaCTGTGACAGAATAGACTATACCACATTTGGCTTTGAACTGTTACAtaaatttttacaattttttttccaccctcGCTGCTGTCTTACTGGGAAAATATAATGTGTGCTGAATGTGTACAATAAAAACCATATATAAAGGTGTATTTTGCCACTGCAAAAATTTTGTGTCTAGCAAATCTTCAGTACCCAAAGAATCAGCCACAATCAAGTGCATTTAATTGGTATGAATAAAGAATATCTCCCTTTGCATTCTATTCCTGTTTTTAAATTGATTGGTAATCAGCAGTTATGGGGAAAACATGGAAATTATATTTCCAGTGTGGCAATAAAGATAAGCCATAACATTTTGTAGACTTGatttgtaaatgaaaatataattttcctttttgttagTGCCAGGGAATGATGAAATATCCTGATGTATTTTAGCATGCTTAATTGCAGAGAACATTACAAAAACACGACTCTTGGAATAGGAGTGCTCAGGTGTCCCTGTTAAAACCCCTGCCCTGTCAATAAAGATGTGCAGCCTGATTCACATGAATAACTGTGGCTGTTCATGCAAAGCTTCATGAGTAGAACTTTACTTATCCATGCTTCCTGTTTCTTGTTAGAAGCATGAACTTTCCAGCAAATACAAACTGATTGCCGTTCCAGGAGTGGAATTTTCTTGCTGTTCGCTGCATCTTTTGATGGTCCATACACGTGGGCCCTCGTAAGGCACATTTTACAGAAGTTGACCAAAGGTCATaacattcatttttaatctTGCTGCTGTACACATTGCTGTATCTAGAGAGAAATATctgaaaatcttaaaaataagcTGAATTGTGCTTCAAAATAGCacttaaaaaaattgcatggaTCTTGCATTCTTTACAAAAGGTTTTTCTGTAGTTGATGCTGGAGGTTGGAGAAGACTTAGTGGGACTCAGTGATGGTAATTTTCCCTACTCTTGTTGCCAGTTTTCAGTGTGACCTAGAGGAAGTCTTCTCTTATGAATTACTCATAAAGTAGAAATAACAATACCTTATTACTTCAGAATATTGTTGGAACGCACTCCTGAATAAGTGTGCCACCTGGGATATGAGAGCAATGGACACTGTCTAAAATGGGTGCTGTTGTTTTAGCTGTAACTTGGTACAATGGTGATTCTGTGGTCAAGGAACTTTTTGCGTTAAATGTGTCCAGTATTTTTAATTAGTAAGTGAATAAGGTTTTCTTTTACTGGTCTTACAGCTTTTGATGGTGCCATAGAAGtatgtaaatttaaaagaatttatttaaatctcTGTGCTACCtctgtcttgatttttttaaatgagagcAAGACACTTCAATGAGAAAAAgataacaaaaatataattaatctCTGAAGATTGCTCcggttttgggtttttttctacagTTGTAAAGAGCTGTATGAACTAGATAATGAGTTATCTGATCTGAATGTGTTTTGTGCTTCCACTACAGATCTTGGATTTTGGATTGGCAAGGCATACAGACAGTGAGATGACTGGCTATGTGGTTACAAGGTGGTACAGAGCCCCGGAGGTCATACTTAACTGGATGCATTACACTCAGACAGGTCAGTGTCTCTTCAGAAGTATCTTAACAGAGCTAAAGCAGTACTGAATCAGGTGATATGTAAACaagattttgtttctgaaattaatAAGAAATTGAAGGTGAAAATGATAATGTAATTGTGCAGTATTTCCTTGTAGATAAATTGCAGGTAATCATGTGGTggtgagtttgggtttttttaatatatgttttGAGAGTAAAAGAAAGTGTCTCGgtgataaggaaaaaaactatttaaattgTACAATCATGACAGTCTGGTCTCTGTTCTTGTGTTCCTGTAAAGGTGTGCTAATTTTAATTTGAACAGACAGgagaaaatggcaaaagaaGGGAATTCAAACAACACTAAGATAACTATGGAAGTTTTTGAAAGCATTGAAAATTTACTTCCTGTGTACCTCTTACTGAGAAACTCGTTCTGCATATTATTAGATTATCTCCAGTCTGCTCATTAGAAAGTCTGGTAGTTTTACCTGTGCTGTTCATCATGCTTGGCAAggcacacatttattttataacaGGCTATAAAGGTAATTTTTatacttatttaaaatatgttttaaattaaactttatGCACATTTAAACAGACAACTTAATGtgcttcttgattttttttttcagttgacATCTGGTCTGTGGGCTGTATAATGGCTGAGATGATAACAGGGAGACCTCTGTTCAAGGGAAATGATCGTATCCTTCAGTGAATTTATGATATTGATGTAAGAAAATTATGAGAGGTTGTTATGTGATACAGTAAGCCTGTTCAAAAACTGATGAGTATAAATTGAAATTGATAGTAAAACTTGCTTGGAGCTTTCTCATTAAATCATTATGTCATATCTCTACCACTTCTGGACACATGCCAGTTAAAACTTGtattagtgattttttttagtaGAAGTGATCTTTAAATCACATCTCAAATCATCAAGTGAAAGGCTCTGTGGTAacagaaaagcctttttttttcctagtgtgTGCAATACATATGTTGATTGTTTAGATACTCTAATACTTTTGGACTAGTTTTTGTCCAAACAATACAGAGCAGGCCTGATAATATTAGAAAATTTTGCAGATGATTCAATTGTGTTCCCAAATTATAGgatgttttctttgcattttctaagaaaaattgAGAACTTTCATCTTTTATAAATCTTCTGTTCAGTCATTGAATTAAGATTTTTATATTATTcttcaacagcaaaaaaaaccattacTTTTGCAGGATGCTTAGTTTCCTAATAGAAAGAATTTGTTCCTTATTTCTGGTGTTCAGATCTGGACCAActcacagaaataatgaaaataacagGTACACCAACTCAAGATTTTGTTCAAAAATTGCACAGTCAAGATGTGAGTATTCTGATTTGTCAGTTGATTTTCTGTgtcttaattttcctttaaaccaTGCTCAGTTCTTAGACAGGCTGAGGTGATATATATTAATTACTGATATGAAGACCCCTGATGGTCCTTCTCTGCCTTGACATGATTTGTGCAcccaaatgctgctggagatgAGGGGTGGAACAACAGAAAATTATCAgaacattatttaaatatttcaggatttcagtgTGCCCTATAAACAGCTGAGCTGATACATGGCAACTTTTATTGTAAAGGTACTGAAAGCATGAAGATATTCAGAAAACCCGGTTGTTTGCAAATGTCTCTTTTCTGTCCTTATGTCAATGTCCTTCTGGACTCCTAAGGCCCTTACTATAAAGAACCTAAATTTATTCATTAGACTAACTGTAAAATCTAAAGGAATTACCATAAGAGGTTCACTTCTAGAGATTACTGTAAACTCAGTATGACATTCTTTCAAATAATTAATCATGGGTTTAAtgcttgattaaaaaaaaaaaaaaaaaaagattccatTCAGGAAGAAGGTGAATATCatcagaaaaaatgcatttgtacAATGTGCTGTCAAAATATTGTTGAGAAAGGTATTAAGCATATAGTTAATGTTGTCACATTACAAAGATGGCaaagatttaatttaatatcTGTGTTTCTTTTAAGGCAAAAAATTATATCAAAAGCCTCCCAAAAGTCCAGAAGAAAGATTTTGCATCCATCTTGAAGTATGCAAATCCTTTGGGTAAGGCTGTTAGTGTGCATGTGTACAGCTTGTTCTTGTGTTTGCATTGGAAGCAGCTGCAGTATCAGTCATGAGACAGGTGATGTGATGGTTCTTGGGCTATTCTGACTCTTGCTTTccataattaataattttgattGTGGCGGCTGAACTTTGCTGAGTTTCAACTTGCCAGGAATCAGTTGTTTCTtagaagcattaaaaaacccctagtattttgtggtttgggtttcAAACTAGCGCCTGCTTATTGGTTTTACTTGAGCAGATTCCTCAAGAGCCCTGGCAGATTAAGTATATGCAATAAAATTTTCTCTGTACTGTATTTGAACTGTAATTCAGAAAGCCCAATCTGATCTGCTGttgaaatacaagaaaatggAAAGCTGACATTTTAGTAATGGAATTAATACATCCTGAGAAACATCTGTGCATTCCTGAGAAACACTGGCTTAGATTCCATAGATATTAACAGCCAGAAGAGCATACCGAGTGTGCATAACTGTGACATGACCTGAGGCAGCCAGTGCTCTGAAATTACTCTCCCTATGCATTATCAATTCCCCAACGACCTAAACATTGACAAAACCAGTTTTATTAGAGTATTAATTAGGATAATTGAATTTTCTCAATTTAAGAAGTTAAAATTTTAGGTTCAGATACAGTTACAAATAAATGTGATTAATAAACAGCTTTTACCCTTATTGCATGGTTAGCTGATGGGTAGCTACAGCAAGCTACACATTTCTATTTAGTTTTCAGGATGCCTCTTCTTGTCATTTCTGTGGCCATCTGGCTGCTTGTGGTCTGGAATAGGACTTCAAAGAGAATATGCAACATGGCTAGCAGGAGTTGAAGCATCCTGTCCCACACTTCTGCCTCTACTTCCTTtcagctgctccaaacccaagAACATCCTTTCAggatagaaaacagaaaataaacaaagcatTCATCATACCTATTTATACTAGTAACACTAGTTTACACTTTGACATCTAGCAATGGACCAAATCCAAAATCCACAGGAGGGGAATGCACAAAATTTTAATGGATTGTTGTGGCTGAGGTCAAAACCACATAGCAGATAAAGTTCTGACATTCTGAGCATGGACAATTGATCTGTCTTAGTGAACTTAGTGAACTTCAAAGTCTACTTGGTTTGGATTTGGTGACGCAGAGCGCAGTTCTTGTTGGCTGTTCACCTGTTCattcagctgctgtcagggcGTGATGTACCTTAGAAGCACAGTGAGTGGCAGTGATGGAGGACACCTGGGAAAGCCCAGGCTCAGTAGTCCTGGAGCCAGAAGCTGAGAAGTCATTAGCTGAGATGTTTTCTGTATTGCGTACAGAAGCAAGGGAACACCTCTGCATTCCATCAGGCTTTGTACACATCCCAGCTTGCTCACAAAAGTTTTGCAAAGAGGCCCCACTGGCTATAAATGGACACCCAATGATTCTGTTCTATTACTCCATGTACTTATTTACTTATTACCTCCAGGGCAGTATTACTGTGTACAAGTAGAATCAGGTGTGTGATTTGAATATGCTATTGGTTTTCTGTGCAATAGCTGTAAACCTTTTGGAGAAGATGCTGGTGCTGGATGCAGAGAAGCGAGTCACGGCAGCTGAGGCTTTGATGCATCCTTACTTTGAAGCAGTTCATGATCCTGAGGAAGAAATTGATGCTGAGAAATACGACGACACATTTGATAACATGGATCTTCCACTAGATGAGTGGAAGCGTGAGTTTAATTTTGtgatgttttcaaaaataaccAGATTGAAAGgtcatgcagaaataaaaatgttcccCCTTGCAAATTAACTCCTCTGCTTTGGAGCGAACAAAGTAAATAGACAGCATTAAGAGAAATGCCATTGATAAGCCAGTTTTGCTCTTACCAAGTTCTTGTGGAAGGATCTCCAAAGGCTTCTTCTCTGCTTCGTAATGGAGGCTGTCCTCCATTTCCCTAATGTTCCTGTCCTCCCATCTTCTGCAACATAGAAAAGAAACCAGTTCTGTAACTTGCCTTTCAGTGGAGAGGGCAGGTGAAGAGATTTTTTGACTGTTGCCTCTACAGGACTGCAGGGATTGCTGGGCTTAAGGTTAAAATCTCTGCTGACACAGATATGTTTTTCTCCCTCAGAAAATCTAAGTCTAATATTTTCATCTAAGGTCACAGGTTTGTAGTTTGGCTTTTAAGTGAGGACCTGACTTTTAAATCAAATGTGCTCAGTAGCTCTTGCTGAGGATATTGCCCGCTATAGTCGAAAGTCAGTGCTCGCATCCCTTTGAAAGCACCTATACCATTTCAGTATTGGGCTACTTTTTCAAATCTGAAATGGTGAAAAATTGATCCTTCATTCCCTTACTTTTTGTACTCTTCATTCTCTTTTTGCCTGAAGAGGTCTCTCTCTTCCTGAGCTAGATCAGAGCCCAATCATGCTGGGGTTGCACCTTGCTCATTCATGTTTGTGCAGCTCCTTTTCTGATTAGACCACAGTAATGCTATATCTATTCTGTTGTTTTGCAGGCATTACATATAAAGAGATACTGAACTTCAAGCCACCACAGACACTGGACTCAAAGGAGACAGCAGTGTAATTATATGGCTCGGTATTTTCAGAATTCTGAGGAAGGCAGAAAAGTTGTAAATGTTTGTGACATTTCAGGTGTATAAACTTTTTATAAATAAGCTCTATGTAATCTGTTTCATCTGCACTGTAAGAAAAAGCAATGTCCTTTACTCTGCATGTGGAAGTTGGTGCCTTTGGGcatagcatttaaaaaatatccaaaaactTATTTCTGCCTGcaacttcttccttctgcacGAAAGGACTCCGACTGCAACAACCTGATGCCATGCTCAAAAGAGCAGGACTAATTCTTCAACTCAGAGATCAGAAGAGTACAAGTTACCACCCCAGGCAAGCTGAGAACACAGTATGTCTGATGTGCTGTGACTGCTCTCTAAGGCCACAGAACTGTCATGAACACAAGAAGTACTCATGTGACATCCTCTGAGATGCCTGGGAAGGCTAATCATCTGTTAGCTCAGGGACTGCAGTGGGTAGCAGAGACACAGCCCAAATGAgtgcctgtgtcccctgtcctgtgtgAGCAGAAGAGAATCTCAGAAGTGTTGATGTCCTagattttcttcacagtaacCAGCATAGCAGGACAAGATTTCATAAACTTGCTAGGTGAAGAGTCACTGGATATATAATCACTGTatagcatttttctttgaatacaGTGCATTTTCTTTGTATAGTAGACTAGGGATCAAGGATTTTCAGGGAGaaatttcttcagattttctagAATTTTGTAGGCTCTCTAACATCTTAGTATTGAAATTATCTTGGACAATCAGCAgtgctgattttaaaaataaagctgaatgTGGGTCACTTTATGGAAAATGTAATGAGGATCAAAATTATATACTGCAGCTCTTTGTCAGGAATACCTGCAGCAAGTGGAGTTTTTTCACAGTGTACAAAACTCTTATCAAGTGAAGAATGATAATTATTCCCTTTTTATACCCTTTTGAACTCATCTTGGTAAAACCTTCAGATCTTTTGTTGAGAGGTATCTTAGCAGGAGTCAACTTCCTTATGGGTTAGATGCTTCCTGAATTCCTCTTGTTGTCCTGTAACTGTATTTTCCTAGGTGCTTTGTAAGAGTCTCTgagaggtgggaaaaaaatttgcaaactTTTGTGAAGAATTTCTAGGTGAAATTGCTTGTCTTTCTTAAAGTTTGTCTTCACAGCTGACTGTTTGGATATGAGTTATTCCCAATGTAATACACTCTGGTATGTTAGTGCTGAGTGAAATGAATGTGAAAGAAGACATTTGCT
This genomic interval from Catharus ustulatus isolate bCatUst1 chromosome 4, bCatUst1.pri.v2, whole genome shotgun sequence contains the following:
- the MAPK12 gene encoding mitogen-activated protein kinase 12 isoform X2, whose translation is MSSPKNGFYRQEITKTLWEVRDRYRDLQPVGSGAYGAVCSAVDGRSGTKVAIKKLYRPFQSELFAKRAYRELRLLKHMKHENVIGIVDVFTPDVTLEKFNDFYLVMPFMGTDLSKIMKHEKLTEDRIQFLVYQILKGLKILDFGLARHTDSEMTGYVVTRWYRAPEVILNWMHYTQTVDIWSVGCIMAEMITGRPLFKGNDHLDQLTEIMKITGTPTQDFVQKLHSQDAKNYIKSLPKVQKKDFASILKYANPLAVNLLEKMLVLDAEKRVTAAEALMHPYFEAVHDPEEEIDAEKYDDTFDNMDLPLDEWKRITYKEILNFKPPQTLDSKETAV
- the MAPK12 gene encoding mitogen-activated protein kinase 12 isoform X1; this encodes MSSPKNGFYRQEITKTLWEVRDRYRDLQPVGSGAYGAVCSAVDGRSGTKVAIKKLYRPFQSELFAKRAYRELRLLKHMKHENVIGIVDVFTPDVTLEKFNDFYLVMPFMGTDLSKIMKHEKLTEDRIQFLVYQILKGLKYIHSSGIIHRDLKPGNLAVNEDCELKILDFGLARHTDSEMTGYVVTRWYRAPEVILNWMHYTQTVDIWSVGCIMAEMITGRPLFKGNDHLDQLTEIMKITGTPTQDFVQKLHSQDAKNYIKSLPKVQKKDFASILKYANPLAVNLLEKMLVLDAEKRVTAAEALMHPYFEAVHDPEEEIDAEKYDDTFDNMDLPLDEWKRITYKEILNFKPPQTLDSKETAV